From one Variovorax sp. PBL-H6 genomic stretch:
- a CDS encoding GNAT family N-acetyltransferase: MNTAKALLKASLGIGSFLKTPMIEARPRAASTAPVMVPIRSIGPRERDRIAQHLLALKPHDRYLRFGYAASDEQIQRYVDGLDFDRDELFGIYNRRLDLIAMAHLAFAPDDQLKDCAEFGVSVAEHARGRGYGARLFERAAVIARNEGVGMLFIHALSENMAMLKIARNAGATVVRSGSESEAHLQLPNATFDSRMSEIALEHYAEVDFQLKTRAKQFWALLATLQEIRSGVRAAREQSSP; this comes from the coding sequence ATGAATACCGCCAAGGCACTTCTGAAAGCCTCGCTCGGCATCGGCTCCTTCCTGAAAACGCCCATGATTGAAGCCCGGCCGCGCGCCGCCTCGACCGCTCCCGTGATGGTGCCGATCCGCTCGATCGGACCACGCGAGCGGGATCGCATCGCGCAGCACCTGCTCGCGCTCAAGCCCCACGACCGTTACCTGCGCTTCGGCTACGCCGCCTCCGACGAGCAGATCCAGCGCTATGTCGACGGTCTCGATTTCGATCGCGACGAGCTCTTCGGCATCTACAACCGCCGTCTCGACCTGATCGCGATGGCGCACCTCGCCTTTGCCCCCGACGATCAGCTCAAGGATTGCGCCGAGTTCGGCGTCTCCGTCGCAGAGCACGCACGCGGCCGCGGTTATGGGGCCCGCCTGTTCGAGCGCGCGGCAGTGATTGCGCGCAACGAGGGTGTCGGCATGCTCTTCATCCACGCGCTGAGCGAAAACATGGCCATGCTCAAGATTGCGCGCAATGCCGGCGCGACCGTGGTGCGCAGCGGCTCCGAATCCGAAGCCCATCTGCAACTGCCCAACGCCACCTTCGACAGCCGCATGAGCGAGATCGCGCTAGAACACTACGCCGAGGTCGACTTCCAGCTCAAGACACGTGCCAAGCAGTTCTGGGCCCTGCTGGCCACTCTGCAGGAGATCCGCAGCGGCGTGCGCGCCGCGCGTGAGCAGTCTTCGCCTTGA